A part of Rhodamnia argentea isolate NSW1041297 chromosome 8, ASM2092103v1, whole genome shotgun sequence genomic DNA contains:
- the LOC125316143 gene encoding cytosolic sulfotransferase 15-like yields MENQQLSSQQSDIASSKEDDQEKAIDELIASLPISKGLVRPVHSLYQNFWYPTPLLPNVIAFRRHFEAKDKDILLVSQPKSGTTWLKALVFSIVNRSRFDTSNTPLLTSNPHEVVPFIEHKLWPDLDGLAEPRLLATHIPYPALPESVQPSDCRIIYICRNPLDTVISSWHFLLERARPENQPEWSLEEHFEAFCQGEILFGPFWDHITGYWKESLERPRKVLFLKYEDLKEDIVGQLKKVAEFVGFPFTEEEEEGGVIEEIAKMCSLKTLKGLEVNKSGKLPHTITEKRSFFRKGEVGDWVNHLTPSMVDRLNSIMQEKFSPLGLRFKTR; encoded by the coding sequence GGAAAACCAGCAACTTTCTTCGCAGCAGTCCGACATCGCAAGTAGTAAAGAAGATGACCAGGAGAAGGCCATTGATGAACTAATTGCTTCACTTCCCATAAGCAAAGGATTGGTTCGTCCTGTCCATAGCCTTTATCAAAACTTCTGGTACCCGACCCCCCTGCTTCCGAACGTGATCGCATTCCGGCGGCATTTCGAAGCCAAGGACAAGGACATTCTCCTGGTCTCTCAACCCAAATCGGGGACCACCTGGCTAAAGGCCCTAGTGTTCTCCATTGTTAACCGCTCCCGCTTCGACACCTCCAACACGCCCTTGCTCACTTCGAACCCCCATGAAGTCGTTCCTTTCATTGAGCATAAGCTGTGGCCCGACCTTGACGGCCTGGCGGAGCCGAGGCTCTTGGCAACGCACATCCCTTACCCAGCCTTGCCTGAGAGCGTCCAGCCGTCGGACTGCCGGATCATATACATCTGCCGGAACCCATTGGACACCGTGATTTCCTCTTGGCACTTCTTACTCGAGAGGGCACGGCCGGAGAACCAGCCAGAGTGGTCCTTGGAGGAGCATTTCGAGGCCTTTTGCCAGGGGGAAATCTTGTTCGGGCCCTTTTGGGATCACATCACGGGGTACTGGAAGGAGAGCTTGGAGAGGCCACGGAAGGTGTTGTTCCTCAAGTATGAGGACTTGAAAGAGGATATAGTAGGACAGCTGAAGAAGGTGGCCGAGTTTGTGGGGTTTCCCTTCactgaggaggaagaggagggcgGCGTGATTGAAGAGATAGCCAAAATGTGTAGCTTGAAGACCCTCAAGGGCCTGGAGGTCAACAAATCTGGCAAATTACCGCATACAATCACGGAGAAGAGAAGCTTTTTCAGGAAAGGGGAGGTGGGTGATTGGGTTAACCATCTCACTCCTTCCATGGTGGATCGCCTCAACAGCATCATGCAAGAGAAATTTAGCCCACTGGGGTTACGCTTCAAAACACGCTGA